The Micropterus dolomieu isolate WLL.071019.BEF.003 ecotype Adirondacks linkage group LG11, ASM2129224v1, whole genome shotgun sequence genomic interval TAGGAACACAGTTTATTGCAATCCAATACAACCTttctgcttttgctttttaagAGGTTAAAACACAGATTTCAATATTCTGTTTGCATCTTGGATTCATGGTTACAGAAGCATTTGGCTGAAGGTAGAAGCTGGAATAAAATTGCTGGGTGATGAGCATCCTtcacactaataataataataattaactttAGTTGCCACATACAATTATACACAGAACAATGCatgtgaaattcattctctgcatttaacctatcctaattaggagcagtgggcagccatttTGCACCTTCTGGTGTCCTACAGACTGGGGAGTGTAGATCATTCTGTAATATTTTGCTAGTGTGCCTTTATTAAATTAGTCAATTTATGTTTGATTATGTTAGATAAGGGGGAAAAGCCCTGCTTTTACCACACATTTATTTCAAGGGTTTTCTATGTAATAGTATTTTGTCTGATATTTGTGAAGAGGAAAGTCACTGTGGTTTGGAAAGATTTACAGCACCTCTCTTTAATCTCCAGCATGAACACAATACTGTTAATGAACATTTAGTAATCCTGTGTCAATTATCACTATTTTGACTCTACAGAAGTAACAGCACTGTAAAGAAAATCATCTTCGGACTATTGGTGGATAAAGCATATTTAAGATCAACAtttgtgtaaaacaaataacactgtTGGAAGATTCCTTGACATGAATGTACGTTTCTGTTAATATTTCTGCAACTGTTTATCACTGAGTTTCCTGATTCTGTGGAATCACATTAATGATAATCTTCCCCATGTTCTTGTTGGCCTCCATGTGCCTGTGAGCTTCTGCAATGTCCTCCAGGTTGAATGTGCTGTCAATCACTGGCCTCAAGGAGGCTGGCTGGTCTGAGAAATACGGTAACACTCTGCGAGAGAAATCCTCTACCAGGTCGGCTTTGTACTGTGAAGGGGAAATTCAAAGCGGTTTGAAAGTGTGAAAACGAACATGCAAATTGCCTCATTTTGGAAAACCAGACAGAGTGAACAAGGAAGTTCAGCACTGTTGAATTTTCACTTCCCGAGACTCGGCATGTTCACATGCAGAGATGGAGAAACACAGCTGGTGTGTCATTTCTGTTTGGTTTGAATTCTCACCTGAAGGCTGCGAGAGCGGAGGAGGCTGGTGAGCAAGTGGCCTCGCTTGGAGAGCAGTTTGCCTAGCAGGTCTCCCTCTACTGTCCTGCCTCCCATCGTGCCGTACAGCACCCACCTGCCATCGGTGGCTAAGGAGCTCACATTTTGCTCCCAGTTACGCCCACCGATGCAGTCAAGGATGACATTTGCCCCCCTGCCTGTGAAATTACAGTTATTAGTTATACAACGTAACTTGCCAGGAAATATTTAATCTGCAGCCTCGAATTTGACCCTAACCTCCAAGTGGATCacactttttcttctttgttttagtTCATCAGCAGTGATATAGCCatctattaaaagttattatacgttatctgtgtgtgtgtacatttttagTTATTTACTACACATAAAAGCATGAGTGATGATATTCTAAATTGTCAACAAGTCccatgaaaagaacaaaacctACTATGATTTGAGCCTGaatatgtgttgtgtgtgtgtatccgaAGCCCGGCAGATGTTATTTCTCTATTTTGTCATTGAGCTCCATTGTTGcccaaaaacaattaaaaactgtTGCACTGGCTTACCTGTTCCCTCATTACCATGCAGGCACACACTAGTTTATCTTGAGAGAATCTCACATgcaccatcctgctgctgtaaatacaatAGTGCATCAAATGTGTATTCATCCctggctgaaaatagtccccaaaaTGGATGTGTCAAAATGGATGTCATATTCTTGCTGCAAAACAAATCTACCTACAGGTAGAAATAAAGTAACCTAACCAACAAATGCAGTATTTACTCCTGCTTTAGTACTATAAAACTACAGtgtccagctgttttaggaaaatacttaaccttttaaaaaataataacatatttaatttgtgaCTTTGTGATTTTCAGTAGAAACAAATGGGCCACAGACAGGGAAGGGAGGTCAGAAAGACCAGAGATATGGACTTGGTGACAGTAAGAACTATATGGAATAATCCTTTAAATTTTAACAAGCtctatttagatttttaaacaTGTCTTTGCTCACGTGAATCCTCTGGTGTACATAAAGTGTTTTACATTTCCATTAACAAAAGGTTTGGAACAAAGAGAAATGTAGTTATCATAAGCAGTGACTGCTACTATGACTGTGTGTATGAAAATCCAACGATAACACTTAGTTTGATAGATAACTAATAAGaacaatacaaacacattaCAGCAATGACTAATTAGCCCTGTAACCTGCGACACAGTGAACTGTCTATACCGCTACCCAATTCACCTCCTGTAAAGTTATGAACTCCCTGCACAAAGCTCTCCTCTTTGTAGTTAAACCCAGCTGCTGCTCCcagattctcagtcatcttcAGCTTCTCTGGGCTCCCTGCAGTAACAATGGGCACGGCACCAAACAGACGaaccagctgaacagcagcCGTTCCAACTCCGCTGGCTCCAGCATGAGCCAACACTACCTCACCCTCCTTCACCTGAGCTGTGGCAGAGAAGACAGATTGCAAGATACAAGTGCAGAGTTCAATATTGTCAATTATAGGGTTCTTTGGGGTTGTATAAAATTAAGCGGAAACAAATAGAAAAAATGCTTCACCATCTTTAAATTTATTCTTCTGGATAAACTtgtaattttagtttagttttaactTGTTTAGAGcaccacattttatttttccaggaatttaacaatttaataagatattattattactatgaattctttatatttatggatattattaaaacaaaaatacaaagtgCTTcatgcataaaataaaaaaaacataactccaataagataaaaacaatagaaaaaagaaatacacagaGACAAGGATTATAAATAATGAGATGGTGGTACAGTAGTGTGTTGTTGCcaccaagaaaacaaatatatgGATTATAATGATGCAGCaagataaatatattattataaataacaaacatgGTTGCTGTACCTATGAAAACTAGAAGCTGAAAAGCAGTGAGCCAGGCCTCCGGGATCGCAGCAGCCTGGCTGTGTGTCAAATTAGGGGGAATGGGAATAAGAAGCTCCTCAGGCACAGCAACATATTCTGCATATCCTCCTCCACAGAGCAAAGCCATGACCCTGTCGTCTGGCTTCCAGCCTCTTTTCACCCCTGAGCCCAGAGTATCCACAGTACCAGCCACCTCCAGGCCTATGATGTCACTCTCACCTGGGGGAGGTGGGTACAGTCCTCGCCTctatgggggaaaaaaataaagaatatgaGCCGAGATCGTTCCATAATCAGGACTTTACTATTTATGTACAATACATGTTGACGCATCACATGTAAGATAATCACATTTAGCAGAAAAACATATGTATATCAAGGAGATTATAGTGTACTTATCCTTTGCAAGAATGTATACTGTACTATACCATACCTGCAGTAAGTCTGCCCTGTTGAGGGCAGTTGCATGAACTTTAATTAGAACTTCTCCATCTTTAGGTTGAGGTCTAGGGACAGTTCGCAGCAGCAAATTCTCTGGTCCTCCTGGTACGTCAACACACACTGCCCGCATCATCTTGGCAAAGCTAGAGCAACACTTGTTCCAGGCCGataggaggaagaaaaaaatgtttaaaatctaTAATTTAGTCATGAAACAAATGCCTGACTTGGTAGCCTAAAGCTGGTTAACACATCATTAATTTAACCTATAGCCACGTTATAAAAGCTTTTCCTTTTGCTAACACTCACTGTCTGGTAGGTGTGTCCCAGTAAAAATCTTCCAGtgtgcaggatgtgatgcattTGATAGTCCCAGCAGAGGCAACTGTGATTtgattgtaaaagaaaaatgagaaaaacttgatagggaaaaaaaaaaagttttttttagatataCATTATGTGTCCTTGTCCCTTTTCTCCAGCAACATTTCTAATTCCTTATGCCCCTTTATTGTCATTTCCCATCCATCTACCAGATGCCCTAAGACTTTCCCTTATTTCCCAATCATCTGATTGCCCCATCCATCAACTGACCTGTTCCCATTTCTCTCATCCGCCCTGCAGTTACCCAATGT includes:
- the tp53i3 gene encoding quinone oxidoreductase PIG3 isoform X2, with amino-acid sequence MMRAVCVDVPGGPENLLLRTVPRPQPKDGEVLIKVHATALNRADLLQRRGLYPPPPGESDIIGLEVAGTVDTLGSGVKRGWKPDDRVMALLCGGGYAEYVAVPEELLIPIPPNLTHSQAAAIPEAWLTAFQLLVFIAQVKEGEVVLAHAGASGVGTAAVQLVRLFGAVPIVTAGSPEKLKMTENLGAAAGFNYKEESFVQGVHNFTGGRGANVILDCIGGRNWEQNVSSLATDGRWVLYGTMGGRTVEGDLLGKLLSKRGHLLTSLLRSRSLQYKADLVEDFSRRVLPYFSDQPASLRPVIDSTFNLEDIAEAHRHMEANKNMGKIIINVIPQNQETQ
- the tp53i3 gene encoding quinone oxidoreductase PIG3 isoform X1: MHHILHTGRFLLGHTYQTAWNKCCSSFAKMMRAVCVDVPGGPENLLLRTVPRPQPKDGEVLIKVHATALNRADLLQRRGLYPPPPGESDIIGLEVAGTVDTLGSGVKRGWKPDDRVMALLCGGGYAEYVAVPEELLIPIPPNLTHSQAAAIPEAWLTAFQLLVFIAQVKEGEVVLAHAGASGVGTAAVQLVRLFGAVPIVTAGSPEKLKMTENLGAAAGFNYKEESFVQGVHNFTGGRGANVILDCIGGRNWEQNVSSLATDGRWVLYGTMGGRTVEGDLLGKLLSKRGHLLTSLLRSRSLQYKADLVEDFSRRVLPYFSDQPASLRPVIDSTFNLEDIAEAHRHMEANKNMGKIIINVIPQNQETQ